One window of Mus caroli chromosome 11, CAROLI_EIJ_v1.1, whole genome shotgun sequence genomic DNA carries:
- the Mdh1 gene encoding malate dehydrogenase, cytoplasmic, with protein sequence MSEPIRVLVTGAAGQIAYSLLYSIGNGSVFGKDQPIILVLLDITPMMGVLDGVLMELQDCALPLLQDVIATDKEEIAFKDLDVAVLVGSMPRREGMERKDLLKANVKIFKSQGTALEKYAKKSVKVIVVGNPANTNCLTASKSAPSIPKENFSCLTRLDHNRAKSQIALKLGVTADDVKNVIIWGNHSSTQYPDVNHAKVKLQGKEVGVYEALKDDSWLKGEFITTVQQRGAAVIKARKLSSAMSAAKAIADHIRDIWFGTPEGEFVSMGVISDGNSYGVPDDLLYSFPVVIKNKTWKFVEGLPINDFSREKMDLTAKELTEEKETAFEFLSSA encoded by the exons ATG TCTGAACCAATCAGAGTCCTCGTGACTGGAGCAGCTGGTCAAATTGCATATTCACTGTTGTACAGTATTGGAAATGGATCTGTCTTTGGGAAAGACCAG CCCATCATTCTTGTGCTGTTGGACATCACCCCCATGATGGGTGTTCTGGACGGTGTCCTGATGGAACTGCAAGACTGTGCCCTTCCCCTTCTGCAGG ATGTCATTGCAACAGACAAAGAAGAGATTGCCTTCAAAGACCTGGATGTGGCTGTCCTAGTGGGCTCCATGCCAAGAAGGGAAGGCATGGAGAGGAAGGACCTGCTGAAAGCCAATGTGAAAATCTTCAAATCCCAGGGCACAGCCTTGGAGAAATACGCCAAGAAATCAGTTAAG GTCATTGTTGTGGGAAACCCAGCCAATACGAACTGCCTGACAGCCTCCAAGTCAGCGCCATCGATCCCCAAGGAGAATTTCAGTTGCCTGACTCGCTTGGACCACAACCGAGCAAAATCTCAA ATTGCTCTTAAACTCGGTGTAACCgctgatgatgtaaagaatgtcATTATCTGGGGAAATCATTCATCAACCCAGTATCCAGATGTCAATCATGCCAAGGTGAAACTGCAAGGAAAGGAAGTCGGTGTGTATGAAGCCCTAAAAGACGACAGCTGGCTGAAGGGAGAGTTCATTACG ACTGTGCAACAGCGAGGTGCTGCTGTCATCAAGGCTCGGAAGCTGTCCAGTGCAATGTCTGCTGCGAAAGCCATCGCAGACCACATCAGAGACATCTGGTTTGGAACCCCAGAG GGAGAGTTCGTGTCGATGGGCGTTATCTCTGATGGCAACTCCTATGGTGTCCCTGATGACCTGCTCTACTCATTCCCTGTCGTGATCAAG AATAAGACCTGGAAGTTTGTTGAAGGCCTCCCCATTAATGACTTCTCCCGTGAAAAGATGGACCTGACAGCAAAGGAGCTGACCGAGGAAAAGGAGACGgcttttgagtttctctcctctGCGTGA